From one Rhizobium rosettiformans genomic stretch:
- a CDS encoding ParB N-terminal domain-containing protein yields MATFKTVSIASIHVGERARPIDEDHAAAIAASMMDRGLINPLTVRSTPAANGGKTPLTLVAGGHRLRAAELNGWEEIDVIVVSADAVEAQLIELSENIYRNELTPLDRALFVLKFREVYEEKFGKIARGGDRKSKDTGCPLIFAPGRELSQQVQERLGFGPTTYKKVTRIGQKITPALRAAVRGTPAENDQKELLKLAKLPADDQGRVAASLREGADLKTIWGWLKPKVQLNADALQDETYNKIVALLAKADETTVRRVLDHIVDMRGASSLEAAE; encoded by the coding sequence ATGGCGACGTTCAAGACCGTTTCGATTGCCTCGATTCATGTCGGTGAACGCGCCCGTCCGATCGACGAGGATCACGCTGCCGCCATTGCCGCCTCCATGATGGATCGCGGGCTGATCAATCCGCTCACGGTTCGCTCAACACCGGCTGCCAATGGCGGCAAGACCCCGCTGACACTCGTGGCGGGAGGGCATCGCCTTCGCGCTGCCGAATTGAACGGCTGGGAAGAGATCGATGTCATCGTCGTCTCTGCAGACGCCGTCGAGGCGCAGCTGATCGAACTTTCCGAGAACATCTACCGTAACGAGCTTACCCCTCTCGATCGGGCGCTGTTCGTCCTCAAGTTCCGCGAGGTCTACGAGGAGAAGTTCGGCAAAATTGCACGTGGCGGTGATCGCAAATCAAAGGACACCGGGTGCCCTTTGATTTTTGCCCCTGGCCGAGAGCTTTCCCAGCAGGTCCAAGAGCGCCTCGGATTTGGGCCAACGACCTATAAAAAGGTCACGCGCATCGGTCAAAAGATCACTCCTGCCCTTCGTGCAGCCGTTCGTGGAACACCTGCAGAGAACGACCAGAAGGAACTGCTGAAGCTCGCCAAGCTGCCAGCCGACGATCAGGGCCGCGTTGCGGCCAGTTTGCGAGAGGGCGCGGATCTCAAGACCATCTGGGGCTGGCTGAAGCCGAAGGTCCAGCTAAATGCCGATGCCTTGCAGGACGAGACTTACAACAAGATCGTCGCGCTGCTTGCCAAAGCCGACGAGACCACCGTGCGGCGGGTGCTCGACCACATCGTCGACATGCGCGGTGCCTCCAGCCTGGAGGCCGCAGAATGA
- a CDS encoding helix-turn-helix domain-containing protein, translating to MTKPKWDRHSILGELRRRGMTMAKLAELRGISPGGFRTIWTRQNEKSERAIAEFLGVPVEELFPDRYPKSAAKILAREYQTSGKAA from the coding sequence ATGACCAAGCCCAAGTGGGACCGGCATTCCATTCTCGGCGAATTGCGCCGCCGAGGCATGACAATGGCCAAGCTTGCAGAACTTCGCGGGATCTCTCCCGGCGGGTTCCGCACGATCTGGACGCGCCAGAACGAGAAGTCCGAACGGGCTATCGCGGAGTTCCTCGGCGTTCCGGTCGAAGAGCTTTTCCCCGATCGCTACCCGAAGTCCGCCGCGAAGATACTCGCCCGCGAATACCAGACGTCCGGCAAGGCCGCCTGA
- a CDS encoding transcriptional regulator: MAHRLFVEWFGSIEAVSKRLHVIWYPKDFWVSRYNWCEVLILVEMSDVAARLAEEREALGYSRAAFARLLGLSTEGLRVIEAGKTAFRSDVLVAAAGAGADVQYIITGVRSKNVEKVADEVGFEKQVIQGNVSGVGFAGAGANISIVNTQTHRTTVRPETRPGDEHISIEQRAILTELVNKVVEKEELLKKAPKSYRAVWAALNKHCKVNSYQLIAAADFEKARSYLNQWIGSLHGMRSAPLKDGEDWRKRKIQAIWANTKTPDDEAALRAYALKNFGSESIKELANDELEKTYKYVASRRSRKR, encoded by the coding sequence TTGGCGCATCGGCTTTTTGTTGAATGGTTTGGATCAATCGAAGCCGTATCAAAGCGGCTTCATGTGATTTGGTACCCCAAAGATTTTTGGGTGTCCAGATATAATTGGTGTGAGGTTCTGATTTTGGTCGAAATGTCTGATGTTGCCGCACGTCTGGCGGAGGAGCGCGAGGCGCTCGGGTACAGCAGGGCGGCGTTTGCAAGGCTTCTTGGGCTAAGCACTGAGGGGCTTCGCGTAATTGAGGCGGGTAAGACCGCATTCCGCTCAGATGTTTTGGTAGCTGCCGCCGGGGCCGGGGCGGATGTTCAATACATCATCACGGGCGTCCGCTCGAAAAACGTTGAAAAGGTTGCCGACGAGGTCGGTTTCGAAAAACAGGTCATCCAGGGCAATGTCTCGGGCGTCGGCTTTGCCGGGGCTGGTGCAAACATCAGCATCGTCAACACCCAGACCCACCGCACCACGGTGCGGCCCGAGACCCGGCCAGGAGACGAGCATATCTCGATCGAGCAGCGTGCCATTTTGACCGAGCTGGTGAACAAGGTCGTCGAGAAGGAGGAGCTTTTGAAAAAGGCGCCCAAATCCTATAGGGCTGTCTGGGCCGCGTTGAACAAGCACTGCAAGGTGAACAGCTATCAGCTCATCGCGGCGGCGGACTTTGAAAAGGCCCGCAGCTATTTGAACCAGTGGATAGGAAGCCTGCACGGCATGCGCTCGGCCCCGCTGAAAGACGGCGAAGACTGGCGCAAGCGCAAGATCCAGGCGATCTGGGCCAACACCAAGACCCCGGACGATGAGGCCGCGCTGCGCGCTTATGCTCTGAAGAATTTCGGCAGCGAGAGCATCAAGGAACTGGCCAACGACGAGCTGGAGAAGACATATAAATATGTCGCCTCAAGGCGTAGTCGGAAGCGCTGA
- a CDS encoding TetR family transcriptional regulator gives MTQSTVPSTEAADMSTRILEAAEGQFRHYGYSKTTVADVAKELGMSPANIYRFFGSKSELLEGVCARLLHQSLSIAQSIAALPVSAEERLRRYSMTHFEFTVATMLDERKVHDMVVAAIEQSWGVIDKHIDEIQAILTDIIAEGMEKGEFAKGDPAHAARCFGAATSPLHHPQMVAQCIGKTNRAGPEDLTEFAIRALKV, from the coding sequence ATGACCCAGAGCACAGTCCCGTCCACCGAAGCAGCCGATATGTCCACCCGCATCCTTGAGGCGGCGGAGGGGCAATTTCGTCACTACGGATACAGCAAGACAACCGTCGCCGATGTGGCAAAGGAACTCGGCATGTCGCCGGCCAACATCTACAGGTTCTTCGGCTCGAAGAGCGAGTTGCTGGAGGGCGTTTGCGCCCGGCTTCTGCATCAGAGCCTGTCCATCGCCCAGTCCATCGCTGCCCTTCCGGTCAGTGCGGAGGAAAGGCTGCGCCGCTATTCCATGACGCATTTCGAGTTCACCGTGGCCACCATGCTCGATGAGCGCAAGGTGCATGACATGGTCGTGGCCGCGATCGAGCAGAGCTGGGGCGTCATCGACAAGCATATCGACGAAATCCAGGCCATCCTGACCGACATCATTGCGGAAGGCATGGAAAAGGGAGAGTTCGCCAAGGGCGACCCGGCCCATGCGGCGCGCTGTTTCGGCGCGGCGACCTCGCCACTGCACCATCCCCAGATGGTCGCACAGTGTATCGGCAAGACCAATCGCGCCGGTCCGGAAGATCTGACCGAATTCGCCATCCGAGCCCTCAAAGTCTGA